DNA from Thioclava sp. GXIMD2076:
ATCCTGATCGAGCGGGCCTTCCTGCCTTTTGAGCCCCGTTCCGGCGTATCGAGCCAGACGCGGGCGGGCAGTTTGAACCCGCCCCGCCCGCGCGAGATGAACCAGCGTTTGGCAAGACCTGCCGCCTTGCGCCCGCGCCAGAAGGCCTCGGCATTGTCCGACACCCCGGGCGAGCCCTGGAAGTCCACCACCAGCGCGATGGCGCGCAGCCCGTAGCCCGCGTTTGCCACCGGCCAGACCTGCTCGCCAAGCGCTTCGAGCACCGCCCAGTCCTCGCCATAGCGCGCGGGCTGCACCGAACGCTCGGCTTCGGTATTGGGCGCACCCTCGGGCGGGGTGACCAGATCATGGCGTTCGACCACCTGCGCCCGTCCGCCCTCGCCCCAGGCGGTCACCTGCACCGGAAAGCGGTTATCCTGCACATCGACCGAGACGGTGACAAAGCGCACCCAGTCGGGCAGCACCCCGCGCGGCGTGGCCTGCGCGTGATCCTTGAGGAATTGCAGTCCGATCTCGGCCTCATTGCCAAACGCGCCTCGATAGGGCTTGCCGATCTCGGTGTAATAGACCCCCGACAGCTCGCTCTCGTCGCTCAGATCTTCGGCCTTGCGCCGCGCCGCCTCGAAGTTCGCCACGAGTTCCGGCCAGTTGGCAAAGGTCGCCGCCGCCCCATCAAGCGAATAGCTCGCCACATCGGTGCGCCGCACCGCACTATCGCCGATCGGCACCAGCGCGCGCCGGCCCGCCTCATCGACCTCCTGCCCCTCATGGAGCCAGCCGCCATGGCCCATCAGCGCGCGGCGGTTCAGCTCGATCTTGTGGCGATGCGCGATGAGCGCCCCGCAATGCGGACAGCCCATCTCGGCCCCGACGCCTGCATCGCCCGGATCGAGCGCCGCGTCATAGACGAGCCGGTCGAAGCGCGGCTCGAAGAGGCCCGTGCACTCCGGGCATTCCCAATACCACCGCCCCCGCGTGCCCTCATTGTAGATGTTCACGATGCCCGCCGTGGTGGGCGGCAGCATATGCGGGGTGTCGGGCCCCGAATGCCAGCTCGGATCCTCCCATGGATGGGCGGGCGTGCTCTCGACCAGCACACAGCCGCGGCTGAGATAGGTCCGGATCCGCTGGCGCGCCATCCGGTAAGGCGTGCCCTCGGGGCTGTCCTTGGTGCCGAGCACCACCGGAAAGTGGTCGAAATCCGTCATCGCCACCAGCCCGTAGGTCCCGCCCGAGAGCTGCTGGGCCGTGGGATAGCCGATCTCGACCCGCGCGCCGCGGAAGCGCTTGCGCGAGAAGGTGCTGTCATCGCGGCCCTTGCCTAGCAGATCGTGGATGCGCGGGCTGTTGCGCACGATCGGATCGAGCTTGTGTTCGACCCATTTATCGCGCTCGGGGCGCGACATATGGATCACCTGCACCGGCATCGGATCGCACATTACGCGGTGCAGGCAGCTTGTCTGCAGCATCACCGTCTTGCCCGATTGCGAGGGGCCTACGAAGGCCACCACCTTGAAGCGGCGCGAGCCGGTCATATCGGCGGGCTCGACCATATAGGGCGTCATCATCCGGTCGATCAGCTGCCAGGTGCCCTGCGTCTCGACCCGCACATAGCGTTCGGCGGCATCGGTCACGCTCATCCGGTTCACCGTCTCGATGATCGGCATGGCATCGGCGAGGATCTCCTCGGGCCGCGTATAGGGCGGCAGCGGCTCGCGCAGACGCGCGGAATGCGCGCCCATGCGGGTGGTATCGATCTCGATCATCAGGCTTCCTTCTGCTGGACGGGATCGCCTCCCTTCAGCGTCCGCACGATGGCGGGGGTCTCGAACATGTCCTTGCGGATGCGCAGCGCGGCCTGCACCAGCACCTCGTCACAGCGGCTTTGCAGCTTGTCGACCTGCGCGGGCGCGAGGCCGAACTCCACTTCGGCAAAATCGGGCAGCGACATC
Protein-coding regions in this window:
- a CDS encoding terminase gpA endonuclease subunit translates to MIEIDTTRMGAHSARLREPLPPYTRPEEILADAMPIIETVNRMSVTDAAERYVRVETQGTWQLIDRMMTPYMVEPADMTGSRRFKVVAFVGPSQSGKTVMLQTSCLHRVMCDPMPVQVIHMSRPERDKWVEHKLDPIVRNSPRIHDLLGKGRDDSTFSRKRFRGARVEIGYPTAQQLSGGTYGLVAMTDFDHFPVVLGTKDSPEGTPYRMARQRIRTYLSRGCVLVESTPAHPWEDPSWHSGPDTPHMLPPTTAGIVNIYNEGTRGRWYWECPECTGLFEPRFDRLVYDAALDPGDAGVGAEMGCPHCGALIAHRHKIELNRRALMGHGGWLHEGQEVDEAGRRALVPIGDSAVRRTDVASYSLDGAAATFANWPELVANFEAARRKAEDLSDESELSGVYYTEIGKPYRGAFGNEAEIGLQFLKDHAQATPRGVLPDWVRFVTVSVDVQDNRFPVQVTAWGEGGRAQVVERHDLVTPPEGAPNTEAERSVQPARYGEDWAVLEALGEQVWPVANAGYGLRAIALVVDFQGSPGVSDNAEAFWRGRKAAGLAKRWFISRGRGGFKLPARVWLDTPERGSKGRKARSIRILNIATDRIKDTVSAAIGKVNGDAAGAFYTALWMGDDQLGELIAEERGKEGWEKRRGQIRNESFDLSVQARALAEYLGLLRIRDWETAPGWAAAGPLNSMAVALAETAAPAAAPKPARPRRRVQTLNYLRR